One part of the Rutidosis leptorrhynchoides isolate AG116_Rl617_1_P2 chromosome 1, CSIRO_AGI_Rlap_v1, whole genome shotgun sequence genome encodes these proteins:
- the LOC139849585 gene encoding uncharacterized protein — translation MENGCFLSHQVVEEKTLVTTILKYSPSNQVVLIINVYAPPQESRKKLVWSHLTNIALNWPGPLCFLGDFNSVCSPEERLRESIDHNSIVKFSEFICNASLMDQSLANDEFTWEGPFGKFSRIDRVLCNHCWVSLWTDAILQTVQTDKYDHKPIVFGKKLCNWGPKPFRLNNLWLANKGFMEFCESKWDSFQVIGWAAFKINKKLRMLKSEIKFQNTRVE, via the coding sequence ATGGAGAACGGATGTTTTCTCTCTCATCAAGTCGTGGAAGAGAAAACATTGGTTACCACAATTTTAAAGTATTCTCCTTCTAACCAAGttgtattaattattaatgtttacGCCCCTCCCCAAGAAAGTAGAAAGAAACTAGTTTGGTCCCACTTAACTAACATAGCCCTTAATTGGCCGGGTCCTTTGTGTTTCTTGGGAGATTTTAACTCGGTTTGTAGTCCGGAAGAAAGATTAAGAGAATCAATTGATCATAATAGCATTGTAAAATTCAGTGAATTTATTTGCAACGCTTCATTAATGGATCAATCCTTAGCAAATGATGAGTTCACTTGGGAAGGCCCATTCGGGAAATTTTCTCGAATTGATCGTGTTTTGTGTAATCATTGTTGGGTCTCCCTTTGGACCGATGCTATTCTACAGACGGTTCAAACCGATAAATACGATCACAAACCTATTGTTTTTGGAAAAAAGTTGTGCAATTGGGGGCCAAAACCTTTTCGTCTCAATAACTTGTGGCTTGCAAATAAAGGTTTTATGGAGTTCTGTGAATCTAAGTGGGACAGTTTTCAAGTCATCGGATGGGCTGCATTCAAAATAAATAAGAAGCTGCGAATGCTCAAAAGTGAGATTAAATTTCAGAACACGAGAGTTGAGTAG
- the LOC139885738 gene encoding glyoxylase I 4-like produces MAEVIVRDVCEITEEIVEEENLFSSSLKQDDHDHNHDQLPMLSLNHVSFICKSVRRSVKFYEQVLGFVLIRRPSSFDFEGAWLFNHGIGIHLLEMDTTPIKNAVINPKDNHISFQCSNMDLIIKKLEELGIKYVTAVVKEGGVEVNQLFFHDPDGYMIEICNCDVLPVLPISSCPFKKLPTISEIDDDESSSFYEKMRWKNHICGEDEALIIDNLLVDMMGISF; encoded by the exons ATGGCAGAGGTGATTGTACGTGATGTATGTGAAATAACtgaagagattgtcgaggaagagaATTTGTTTTCATCTTCTTTAAAGCAGGatgatcatgatcataatcatgatCAGTTGCCTATGTTATCTTTGAATCATGTTTCGTTTATCTGCAAATCTGTACGTCGATCAGTTAAGTTTTATGAACAAGTGTTAGGATTTGTGCTTATTAGACGTCCTTCTTCGTTTGATTTCGAAGGAGCTTG GTTGTTCAACCATGGGATAGGAATACATTTGCTAGAAATGGACACAACTCCAATAAAGAATGCAGTAATCAACCCAAAAGACAACCACATTTCATTCCAGTGCTCGAATATGGACCTCATAATCAAGAAACTTGAAGAATTGGGCATCAAGTATGTGACCGCAGTCGTAAAAGAAGGTGGTGTTGAAGTGAACCAACTGTTCTTCCACGACCCAGATGGTTACATGATCGAGATTTGCAATTGTGACGTACTTCCTGTGCTTCCCATCTCCTCATGCCCCTTCAAGAAACTCCCAACCATCTCAGAAATCGACGATGATGAGTCATCGTCTTTCTACG AGAAGATGAGGTGGAAAAATCACATTTGTGGAGAAGATGAGGCACTGATTATTGACAACTTGTTGGTAGACATGATGGGTATTTCCTTTTGA